The following coding sequences lie in one Oryza brachyantha chromosome 10, ObraRS2, whole genome shotgun sequence genomic window:
- the LOC121055509 gene encoding uncharacterized protein LOC121055509 — protein MALRADGARGGQPPAGGGRRRRLWPAVLCCFGGCCGEEAEAGTPPRERLRRRKRTVPVDGAGGEVASSSASPADREMRSAAAEVGGEGPRRRRGGCCFLPPLECLPGLKRNNVKRSNSNVDHGRQRRQEPTAAAPPPPSRPRNVRAPPAELLPSPPRGRGAIAKTRADEAAAAADADASSSDAVARREFGPAVGVSVVAAVSMVGLLGGRVWAVVCVCAWFAALYGVQLKRRGRKAPPPPPPADGGGGGGEEVVDVNSKEYKKLVVLKGLLERDGCR, from the exons ATGGCGCTGCGGGCAGACGGGGCACGCGGCGGCCAGCCGCCGGCAGgtggggggcggcggcggcgactctgGCCCGCCGTACTGTGTTGCTTCGGTGGCTGttgcggcgaggaggcggaggctgggacgccgccgcgggagcGGCTGCGGCGGAGGAAGCGCACCGTGCCGGTGGACGGCGCCGGGGGAGAGGTGGCGTCGTCTTCGGCGAGCCCGGCTGACCGGGAGATGAGGAGCGCCGCTGCTGAGGTGGGCGGCGAAgggcctcgtcgccggcgcggcggctgctgcttcttGCCGCCGCTGGAGTGCTTGCCTGGACTCAAG CGTAATAATGTCAAGAGAAGCAACAGCAACGTCGACCATggcaggcagcggcggcaagagcccacggcggcggcgccgccgccgccgtcgcggccaCGGAACGTCAGAGCTCCACCGGCCGAGCTGCTGCCATCGCCGccccgcgggcgcggcgccaTCGCCAAGACGCGGGCggacgaggccgccgccgccgcggacgcgGACGCGAGCTCGAGCGACGCCGTGGCGCGTCGTGAGTTCGGCCCGGCGGTGGGGGTGtccgtggtggcggcggtgtcgaTGGTGGGGCTGCTCGGCGGCCGGGTCTGGGCCGTCGTCTGCGTGTGCGCGTGGTTCGCCGCGCTGTACGGAGTCCAGCTCAAGCGGCGCGGCCggaaggcgccgccgccgccgccaccggctgatggcggcggcggcggcggcgaggaggtcgtCGACGTGAACTCGAAGGAATACAAGAAGCTGGTCGTGCTCAAGGGGCTTCTCGAGCGGGATGGCTGCAGATAG